A section of the Naumovozyma dairenensis CBS 421 chromosome 5, complete genome genome encodes:
- the RFM1 gene encoding Rfm1p (similar to Saccharomyces cerevisiae RFM1 (YOR279C); ancestral locus Anc_8.738): MLGMQEDDESAVDATPTNFNNIQLNANNKDNNDRKLIETNVIDKDKLKQEIHQLNNKIKPLEFESYYEFFLLNTFKRGISESGKVNIDDLRSREHGMYYKRIKRSKNNSNKNANKSKKIKNNKSSDNDYTNANIKAESLTTSSRRRTRSQATPESEIGKEKDMNNSSDSDLADLHSDDNDDQNDTDTDDRIQGSSDNEEDDDDDDDDDEIEPAIVDNLVGDDHKNKEEKEISNASTSESSSAEKSLTNGTVRKIDSLPSSPEESDDIEDNLDKEATSKEKVADDSEVANVTLNNYREGKEEEGETAEIQDLYESIIPKIEAPFRRSDWLLPPRLRYVPEKQLRTKHVHTTIKINELVAFKRIRNVLSRFEGGVAGVRKRDWESVD, from the coding sequence ATGTTAGGGATgcaagaagatgatgagtCTGCCGTAGACGCTACTCCTACCAACTTCAATAACATTCAACTCAATGCTAATAATaaggataataatgatagaaAATTAATCGAAACAAATGTGATAGATAAAGATAAACTTAAACAGgaaattcatcaattaaataataagattaaACCACTAGAGTTTGAATCATACTatgaatttttccttttgaaTACTTTTAAAAGAGGTATTTCTGAAAGTGGGAAAGTTAATATCGATGATTTAAGATCCAGAGAGCATGGAATGTATTATAAACGAATTAAAAGAAGTAagaataatagtaataaaaatgctaataaatcaaaaaaaataaagaataacaAAAGTAGTGATAATGACTACACTAACGCCAATATCAAGGCTGAAAGTTTAACAACTTCAAGTAGAAGAAGGACTAGGTCACAGGCCACTCCTGAGTcagaaattggaaaagaaaaagatatgAATAATAGTAGTGACAGTGACTTGGCTGATCTGCATTCTGATGATAACGATGATCAAAATGATACTGATACTGACGACAGAATACAAGGAAGTTCAGACAATGaagaggatgatgatgatgacgatgacgatgacgaaATTGAGCCTGCCATCGTGGATAATCTTGTGGGTGACgatcataaaaataaagaagaaaaggaaatatcGAATGCATCTACATCTGAGTCATCTTCTGCAGAAAAATCCCTGACAAATGGAACTGTGAGAAAAATTGATAGTTTACCATCCTCTCCTGAAGAGTCTGATGATATTGAGGATAATTTAGATAAAGAAGCTACATCAAAGGAGAAAGTTGCTGATGATTCTGAAGTAGCCAACGTAACTCTGAATAATTATAGAGAAGGaaaagaggaagaaggtGAAACTGCTGAAATACAGGATTTATATGAGTCTATTATACCAAAAATAGAAGCTCCATTTAGAAGATCTGATTGGTTATTACCTCCAAGATTAAGATATGTACCTGAAAAGCAGTTACGGACTAAACATGTCCATACTACaattaaaataaatgaattagTCGCGTTCAAAAGGATACGAAACGTTCTATCCAGATTCGAAGGCGGTGTTGCCGGCGTTCGTAAAAGGGATTGGGAATCAGTCGATTGA
- the HEM4 gene encoding uroporphyrinogen-III synthase HEM4 (similar to Saccharomyces cerevisiae HEM4 (YOR278W); ancestral locus Anc_8.734) produces the protein MTTSKTVLLLKNKTEGNDRYDVLFKEKGYNPKFIPLIKHTHLPQELLHLIADESYLKNLRYIVVTSQRTVECINEQILPQLTDKQKQLLFDKVVYTVGPTTASYLERSGFKNIKGGHEAGNGDILSDIIVSDLSSNNKDNMHEILLLVGKIRRDIIPKKLNDNGFSIKEVIVYETDTLKDNCENFQATLEDNCWVVVFSPQGIDDILEYIKQNNILTNHKIQIAAIGPTTEKFLNQNGIYEMIVSPKPDAHSLLNEIERHSKHET, from the coding sequence ATGACCACTTCTAAAACGGTTTTACTTctgaaaaacaaaacagaAGGAAATGATAGATATGACGTTTTATTCAAGGAAAAGGGATATAATCCCAAATTTATACCATTAATCAAGCATACACATCTCCCGCAAGAACTTTTACATTTAATTGCTGATGAATCGTACTTAAAGAATTTGCGTTACATTGTAGTTACATCCCAAAGAACTGTGGAATGTATCAATGAGCAAATATTGCCTCAATTAACTGATAAACAAAAGCAGTTGCTATTTGATAAGGTAGTGTATACTGTCGGGCCCACGACTGCTAGTTATTTGGAACGTAGTGGATTTAAGAACATAAAAGGTGGGCATGAAGCTGGTAATGGTGATATATTAAGTGATATTATTGTGAGCGACCTTTCTAGTAATAATAAGGACAATATGCATGAGATCTTGCTATTAGTAGGAAAAATAAGAAGAGATATCattccaaaaaaattgaatgacAATGGCTTTTCCATCAAAGAAGTTATAGTATATGAAACGGATACTCTCAAAGACAACtgtgaaaattttcaagCGACTTTAGAAGATAACTGTTGGGTTGTTGTCTTTAGTCCTCAAGGTATAGATGATAtattagaatatataaagcAGAATAACATTTTGACAAACCACAAAATCCAAATTGCAGCAATTGGACCAACTACAGAAAAGTTTTTGAACCAGAATGGTATTTACGAAATGATTGTTAGTCCTAAGCCTGACGCCCATTCTTTGCTAAATGAAATTGAGCGCCATTCTAAACATGAGACGTGA
- the NDAI0E00850 gene encoding alkene reductase, whose product MPLVKDYTPVPLANTDLFKPLKVGNTTVEHRVVMAPLTRMRAHAPGHIPNRDWAVEYYDQRSKRKGSMIITEGVFPSAQSSGYDNAPGIWTPEQIEQWTKIFKKIHENGSFVWPQLWVLGRQAFPDAMARDGLRYDSASDDLYMDDEMKEKAIKSNNPQHGITKDEIKQYVKDYVQGAKNAVEAGADGVEIHSANSYLLNQFLDPISNHRTDEYGGSIENRARFTLEVVDALIEAVGPERVGIRLSPWGRYGGMSGSADPTLLSQFCYVVGELEKRAKAGKRIAFIHLVEPRVTDLFSDSTAVPEDDGTNDFIYSIWKGVVIRAGMFPARPESIKAAVANDQTMIGAGRYFISTPDLVDRLEKGQPLNKYDRSTFYSFTKEGYTDYPTYEEAVKLESST is encoded by the coding sequence ATGCCTTTAGTCAAAGATTATACACCAGTTCCATTAGCTAACACAGATTTATTCAAACCATTAAAAGTGGGTAATACCACAGTCGAGCATCGTGTCGTCATGGCACCATTGACCAGAATGAGGGCTCATGCTCCCGGTCATATTCCAAATAGGGATTGGGCAGTTGAATATTATGATCAACGTTCTAAAAGGAAGGGATCCATGATCATCACTGAAGGTGTTTTTCCATCGGCTCAATCAAGTGGGTATGATAATGCTCCTGGTATTTGGACTCCTGAACAAATTGAACAATGGACTaagatattcaagaaaattcaCGAGAACGGGTCTTTCGTTTGGCCACAACTATGGGTCCTTGGTAGACAAGCCTTCCCTGATGCTATGGCCAGAGATGGGTTACGTTATGATTCCGCATCTGATGATTTGTATATGGATGATGAAATGAAGGAAAAAGCTATTAAATCTAACAATCCACAACACGGTATCACTAAGgatgaaattaaacaatATGTTAAGGATTATGTTCAAGGTGCCAAGAATGCTGTCGAAGCAGGCGCAGATGGTGTGGAAATTCATAGCGCTAACAGTTACTTATTAAACCAATTCTTGGATCCTATTTCTAATCATAGAACTGACGAATATGGTGGTTCCATTGAAAATAGAGCTCGTTTCACTTTAGAGGTTGTTGACGCATTGATCGAGGCAGTTGGTCCTGAAAGAGTCGGTATTAGGTTGTCTCCATGGGGTAGATACGGTGGTATGTCTGGTAGTGCTGATCCAACTTTACTATCCCAGTTCTGTTATGTCGTTGgtgaattagaaaagagAGCTAAAGCTGGTAAACGTATTGCCTTTATTCACTTGGTTGAACCTCGTGTCACTGATTTATTCTCTGATTCTACGGCAGTTCCAGAAGACGATGGTacaaatgatttcatttattcaatCTGGAAGGGTGTGGTCATTAGAGCTGGTATGTTCCCAGCTCGTCCTGAGTCCATTAAGGCAGCTGTCGCTAATGATCAAACCATGATTGGTGCCGGTAGATATTTCATTTCAACCCCAGATTTGGTCGATCGTCTAGAAAAGGGTCAACCATTGAATAAGTACGATAGAAGTACTTTCTATAGTTTTACCAAAGAAGGTTATACTGACTATCCAACATATGAAGAAGCTGTCAAATTGGAAAGCTCAACCTGA
- the GUA1 gene encoding GMP synthase (glutamine-hydrolyzing) (similar to Saccharomyces cerevisiae GUA1 (YMR217W); ancestral locus Anc_8.733) — protein sequence MAVKQVSGIFDTILVLDFGSQYSHLITRRLREFNIYAEMLPCTQKISELSWKPKGIILSGGPYSVYDPEAPHVDHDIFKLDVPILGICYGMQELAWINGKQVGRGEKREYGPATLNVLDKSDPLFANIDHSTVWMSHGDKLHGLPTGFKTIATSDNSPYCGIVHETKKIYGIQFHPEVTHSSQGKQLLKNFAVDLCHATQNWTMENFIETEIKRIRELVGPTAEVIGAVSGGVDSTVASKLMTEAIGERFHAILVDNGVLRLNEAATVKKTLVEGLGINLTVVDAADEFLGKLKGVTDPEKKRKIIGNTFIHVFEREAEKIKPKDGQEIQYLLQGTLYPDVIESISFKGPSQTIKTHHNVGGLLENMKLKLIEPLRELFKDEVRHLGELLGISHELVWRHPFPGPGIAIRVLGEVTREQVEIARKADHIYIEEIRKHGLYDKIAQAFACLLPVKSVGVMGDQRTYEQVIALRAVETSDFMTADWYPFEHSFLKKVASRIVNEVDGVARVTYDITSKPPATVEWE from the coding sequence ATGGCTGTCAAACAAGTTTCAGGTATTTTTGATACTATCTTAGTGTTAGATTTTGGTTCTCAATATTCTCATTTAATTACCAGAAGATTAAGAGAATTCAACATCTATGCTGAAATGTTACCATGTACTCAGAAGATTTCCGAATTAAGTTGGAAACCAAAGGGTATCATCTTATCCGGTGGTCCCTACTCAGTCTATGACCCAGAAGCTCCTCATGTCGACCAtgacattttcaaattagatGTCCCAATCTTAGGTATCTGTTACGGTATGCAAGAATTAGCTTGGATCAACGGTAAACAAGTGGGTCGTGGTGAAAAGAGAGAATATGGTCCTGCTACCTTGAACGTCTTAGATAAATCGGATCCATTATTCGCAAATATTGATCACTCTACCGTTTGGATGTCTCATGGTGATAAATTACATGGGTTACCAACGGGATTCAAGACTATTGCCACTTCTGATAACTCTCCTTACTGTGGTATCGTTCATGAAACTAAGAAAATCTACGGTATTCAATTCCATCCAGAAGTTACTCACTCTTCGCAAGGTaaacaattattgaaaaatttcgCTGTTGATTTATGTCATGCTACTCAAAATTGGACCATGGAAAACTTCATCGAAACTGAAATCAAAAGAATTAGAGAATTAGTTGGTCCAACTGCCGAAGTTATTGGTGCCGTCTCTGGTGGTGTTGATTCCACTGTCGCATCTAAGTTGATGACTGAGGCTATTGGTGAAAGATTCCATGCTATCTTAGTTGATAATGGTGTCTTAAGATTAAATGAGGCGGCCACTGTTAAGAAAACTCTTGTTGAAGGTTTGGGTATTAACTTGACTGTGGTTGATGCTGCCGATGAATTCTTAGGCAAACTAAAGGGTGTCACTGATCcagaaaagaagagaaaaattattggtAACACTTTCATACATGTCTTTGAAAGAGAAGCTGAAAAGATTAAGCCAAAAGATGGTCAAGAAATCcaatatttattacaaGGTACATTATACCCAGATGTTATTGAATCTATTTCCTTCAAGGGTCCATCTCAAACTATCAAGACACATCACAATGTTGGTGGGTTATTAGAAAAcatgaaattgaaattgattgaacCATTAAGAGAATTATTTAAGGATGAAGTTAGACATCTAGGTGAACTATTAGGTATTTCTCATGAATTAGTCTGGAGACATCCATTCCCAGGTCCAGGTATTGCTATCCGTGTCCTAGGTGAAGTCACTAGGGAGCAAGTTGAAATTGCCAGAAAGGCTGATCATATCTACATTGAAGAAATCAGAAAGCATGGTCTATATGACAAGATTGCTCAAGCTTTCGCATGTCTATTACCTGTGAAATCCGTTGGTGTCATGGGTGATCAAAGAACTTACGAACAAGTCATTGCGTTAAGGGCCGTTGAAACCTCTGATTTCATGACTGCTGATTGGTATCCATTTGAACATAGTTTCTTGAAGAAAGTTGCGTCAAGAATTGTTAATGAAGTTGATGGCGTTGCAAGAGTGACTTACGATATCACTTCTAAACCACCAGCTACTGTTGAATGGGAATAG
- the SCJ1 gene encoding Scj1p (similar to Saccharomyces cerevisiae SCJ1 (YMR214W); ancestral locus Anc_8.730) encodes MFIELRFLISLIFLPLLIFAQDYYKILELDKDATDKDIRSAYRQLSKKYHPDKNPNDEDAHHKFIEVGQAYEILSDPEKRQRYDQFGPEGVNGQNGGGPGGAGFHDPFDIFEQMFGGGGGMGGHGGNPFQQQRQRGQNVVARESTSLKNYYNGYVLKFSINLNDICDHCHGSGSNDGKSTKCPDCQGRGVTVQVIRMGMMTQQIQQVCGKCGGKGQIIKNPCKTCHGSKVVQKPKDFEIELPAGAPRKFVHAEHGAADKHPDYDSGDVYIEFTENDKDNMGYRRRGPHLYRTEVLNATEALYGGWERQLAFLDSSKIVTIKREPNKIIQNGETERIAGFGMPLGNGRKGFGDLFIDYVVVMPESLSGEELRMRDEL; translated from the coding sequence ATGTTTATAGAATTAAGGtttctaatttcattaattttcttACCGTTATTAATCTTCGCAcaagattattataaaatcTTAGAGCTCGACAAAGATGCAACAGATAAAGATATAAGATCAGCATACAGACAACTATCCAAAAAATACCATCCTGATAAAAATCCCAACGATGAGGATGCCCAtcataaatttattgaagtGGGTCAAGCCTATGAAATTTTAAGTGATCCAGAAAAGCGTCAAAGGTACGATCAATTCGGTCCGGAAGGTGTAAATGGGCAAAATGGTGGTGGTCCCGGCGGTGCTGGATTCCATGATCCATTCGATATATTTGAACAAATGTTCGGTGGTGGAGGTGGAATGGGGGGTCATGGTGGTAATCCATTCCAACAGCAAAGACAAAGAGGTCAAAACGTGGTGGCAAGAGAATCTACATCTTTAAAAAACTATTATAATGGTTACGTTTTGAAATTCTCtataaatttgaatgatatttGTGATCATTGTCATGGGAGTGGTTCTAATGATGGAAAATCCACGAAATGTCCAGATTGTCAGGGTCGTGGTGTCACTGTACAAGTCATTAGAATGGGGATGATGACAcaacaaattcaacaagTTTGTGGTAAATGTGGTGGTAAAGGTCAAATAATTAAGAACCCTTGTAAGACATGTCACGGATCTAAAGTAGTACAAAAACCTAAAGATTTTGAGATAGAGCTTCCTGCAGGGGCACCAAGAAAATTTGTTCATGCGGAACATGGAGCCGCTGATAAACATCCAGATTATGATTCAGGTGATgtatatattgaatttactgaaaatgataaagataatatgGGTTATAGAAGACGTGGACCACATTTATATAGAACAGAAGTATTAAATGCAACGGAAGCACTATATGGTGGTTGGGAAAGACAATTGGCATTCCTCGATTCAAGCAAGATTGTTACAATTAAGAGGGAACCAAATAAGATCATACAAAATGGTGAAACTGAGCGTATAGCCGGATTTGGTATGCCATTAGGAAATGGCAGGAAAGGATTTGGAGATTTGTTTATCGATTATGTTGTTGTCATGCCAGAGTCGTTAAGCGGGGAGGAGCTAAGGATGAGAGatgaattataa
- the CAF20 gene encoding Caf20p (similar to Saccharomyces cerevisiae CAF20 (YOR276W); ancestral locus Anc_8.729), translating to MYKYTIDELLQLKPSETLVANFDAVDFRAIIEKVKQLQSLKEEEFAHHGGHGHFNRRRSSHHHAGRPKVKHNKPKVTTDSEGWSTLDNKKDVAEESEVVDGATTTAAGTTSNGNTRSSPVPSATIAQETLKVRPNNKNIGSSRPADTKDIVADKQIHGFNAFAALESDEDDE from the coding sequence ATGTACAAGTACACCATCGACGAACTATTACAATTGAAGCCAAGTGAAACTTTAGTAGCCAACTTTGATGCAGTTGATTTCAGAGCcatcattgaaaaagtCAAACAATTACAATCCTTGAAAGAGGAAGAATTTGCTCACCATGGTGGTCATGGTCACTTCAACCGTAGAAGATCTTCTCATCATCATGCCGGTAGACCAAAAGTGAAACATAATAAACCAAAGGTCACTACTGATTCAGAAGGTTGGTCTACTCTAGACAATAAGAAAGATGTTGCAGAAGAATCCGAAGTAGTCGATGGTGCAACTACTACTGCTGCTGGTACCACCTCGAATGGGAACACTAGATCTTCTCCAGTCCCAAGTGCGACCATTGCTCAAGAGACTTTGAAAGTTAGacctaataataaaaatatcgGTTCAAGTAGACCTGCTGATACAAAGGATATCGTCGCTGATAAGCAAATACATGGTTTCAATGCATTTGCGGCTTTGGAGagtgatgaagatgatgaataa
- the RIM20 gene encoding Rim20p (similar to Saccharomyces cerevisiae RIM20 (YOR275C); ancestral locus Anc_8.726): MSELLAIPFKRSLQIDLNSELSKLIDFTTYQTSSFFQNDLQLISNNRNLILNPDLSIESLNLLKTYYQQICQLERKFPSNQIEFSWFQTLSLKSTGSSYKSFQWEKLNILYNIGALYSFLAIDTTATTGDDESLKLKCNYFQSSATVFDYLFSLHESNPTTEEYKLMDKHTIHALKYLMLAQAQECFWFKATLSNNYKDSLISRLSSQIVVYYKSALKWSKLSSLIRKDWCDHIESKIHYFNAVTLYRRALTFGSEKEYGSMIRALLSSQSEIKSCKLDSRASFQRKIEQELKDMERDNDFIHLQLVPDTIPTTIKPADMVKVFPIEEVIPMAPSTTTTTLFNDLIPITVMESSEAYNERQNTYIIENVINPLLALNKILKDSVKTKLTDIDTPIGLKNVSHEELFEIESSFTDLETNNPSIESYLTNIRQLLQSESHLDDQYRSKHGTLHWTLPESKVVNSSFFEKLDILQKYLNDAKLTDKNNRELFGTIDVNLLTSPIKLPPSNNPILIRAQQLINERESRITEIKLKSDNHKVLPKIISEYKKNGEHNLESVFMDHLKYFHDDLKFVQEEKRRNSELIQDIEDENEKKNEKESQSQTRMERLDPRKLYIEDLQHSSNLLNELKQNIIEGAKFYVDLAKSTNQLLHATQQFVSNRKEEAEALDNKLMTV, from the coding sequence ATGTCGGAGTTGCTGGCAATCCCCTTTAAAAGATCTCTACAAATAGATCTAAACTCAGAATTATCGAAACTTATTGATTTCACCACATATCAAACATCTAgttttttccaaaatgatCTACAACTTATCTCGAATAATAGAAACCTTATACTCAACCCAGATCTATCAATAGAATCATTGAACCTTTTGAAAACTTACTATCAGCAAATTTGTCaattagaaagaaaattccCCTCAAATCAAATTGAGTTCTCATGGTTTCAAACGttatcattgaaatcaaCTGGTTCATCATATAAGTCTTTCCAATgggaaaaattaaatatccTATACAATATAGGCGCACTGTATTCTTTCCTCGCCATAGATACTACTGCAACAActggtgatgatgaatcattgaaattgaaatgtAATTATTTCCAATCAAGTGCCACTGTATTcgattatttattttcactTCATGAATCAAACCCCACTACTGAGGAATATAAATTAATGGATAAGCATACTATACATGCgttaaaatatttgatgCTAGCTCAAGCTCAAGAATGTTTCTGGTTTAAAGCGACTTTAAGTAATAATTACAAAGATTCGTTAATATCGAGATTATCTTCCCAAATTGTAGTTTATTATAAATCGGCATTGAAATGGAGCAAACTAAGCTCGTTGATTAGGAAAGATTGGTGTGATCATATTGAATCTAAAATCCATTACTTCAATGCAGTTACTTTATATAGACGAGCATTGACCTTCGGTTCAGAAAAGGAATATGGGTCCATGATAAGAGCATTGTTATCTAGTCAATCGGAAATCAAATCATGTAAATTGGATTCGAGGGCCTCATTCCAGAGGAAAATAgaacaagaattgaaagatatgGAGAGAGATAACGACTTCATACATTTACAACTTGTTCCTGACACTATACCTACGACCATTAAACCTGCAGATATGGTAAAAGTATTCCCAATCGAGGAAGTCATACCGATGGCTCCATCTACTACCACAACTACTctttttaatgatttaatacCAATAACCGTTATGGAATCATCAGAGGCATACAATGAAAGACAAAATACATATATCATAGAGAATGTTATAAATCCATTATTAGCATTAAACAAGATCTTAAAGGACTCtgtaaaaacaaaactaaCAGATATAGATACTCCCATtggtttgaaaaatgtatcacatgaagaattatttgaaatcgAATCTTCATTCACAGATCTTGAAACAAACAACCCTTCTATCGAATCTTATTTGACAAATATACGACAGCTGTTACAGAGTGAGTCACATCTAGATGATCAATATAGGTCAAAGCATGGAACTTTACATTGGACCCTACCTGAATCAAAAGTTGTAAACTCTTCTTTTTTCGAGAAATTAGATATcttacaaaaatatttaaacGACGCAAAATTAACTGATAAGAATAATAGAGAATTATTTGGTACGATAGACGTAAATTTGCTTACATCTCCCATCAAGTTGCCTCCGAGTAATAATCCCATACTAATTCGGGCCCAACAATTGATaaatgaaagagaaagTCGTATTACCgaaattaaattgaaatcagaTAATCATAAAGTACTCCCGAAAATCATTTCAgaatataagaaaaatggTGAGCATAATTTGGAATCAGTTTTTATGGatcatttaaaatatttccaCGATGATTTGAAGTTTGTGCAAGAAGAGAAAAGGAGAAATTCAGAATTGATAcaagatattgaagatgagaacgaaaagaaaaacgAAAAAGAATCACAGAGTCAAACTAGAATGGAACGATTAGATCCAAGAAAACTTTACATTGAAGATCTTCAGCActcttcaaatttattgaatgaattgaaacaaaatataatcgAAGGTGCTAAATTTTATGTAGATTTAGCAAAATCAACTAACCAACTATTACATGCTACCCAACAGTTTGTTTCTAACAGAAAGGAAGAGGCGGAAGCATTGGACAATAAATTGATGACTGTTTAA
- the MOD5 gene encoding tRNA dimethylallyltransferase (similar to Saccharomyces cerevisiae MOD5 (YOR274W); ancestral locus Anc_8.725), with translation MIRKTIQRIMPTAKKVIVIAGTTGVGKSQLSIQLATKFNGEIINSDSMQVYKDIPIISNKHPIGEREGIPHHVINHIDWTDEYYLHKFEEECLQTIEEIHSRGKIPIIVGGTHYYLQALFNKKVETGSRELAKKESEILNSNDPNLIYQTLMVVDPDIAKKYHPHDTRRVQRMLEIYYTTGKKPSEMYNDQQLTLRYNTLFLWLYSDPIPLDKRLDDRVDAMLESGGMDEINQLYSYYKENNFKPEQCENGVWQVIGFKEFLPWLEKSSGVTLEECVDKMKIRTRQYAKKQVKWIRKMLIPDINGDIYILNASDLDKWQNIVSKRANSIAEEFVNDTTIIEERAPVELSHLLDGIEMSTKVKQNKTEACEQFICEICCDQQGEKLRAIGTKNWEIHLKSRRHKRNLTRGVKKAQYEKWKAQNKSSTRV, from the coding sequence ATGATTAGGAAaacaattcaaagaataatGCCAACAGCCAAGAAAGTTATAGTTATTGCTGGTACAACTGGTGTTGGTAAATCCCAACTTTCCATCCAGTTAGCAACTAAATTCAATGGGGAGATCATCAATTCTGATTCTATGCAAGTTTATAAGGATATTCCAATCATATCAAACAAACATCCCATCGGGGAACGTGAAGGAATCCCACATCATGTCATTAACCATATTGATTGGACTGACGAATATTACCTAcataaatttgaagaagaatgttTGCAAACTATTGAAGAGATTCATAGTAGAGGGAAGATACCTATTATAGTTGGTGGTacacattattatttacaagcacttttcaataaaaaagTAGAGACTGGTAGTAGGGAACTGGCTAAGAAAGAGTCTGAAATACTGAATTCAAATGATCCGAACTTGATCTATCAGACTTTGATGGTAGTGGATCCTGATATTGCAAAAAAGTATCATCCACATGATACAAGAAGAGTTCAAAGGATGTTggaaatatattatacaacTGGAAAGAAACCAAGTGAAATGTACAATGATCAGCAATTAACTCTTAGATATAATACATTGTTTCTATGGTTATATAGTGACCCAATACCACTAGATAAGAGACTAGATGATAGAGTAGATGCCATGCTAGAAAGTGGTGGGATGGATGAGATTAACCAGttatattcttattataaGGAGAATAATTTTAAACCGGAACAATGTGAAAATGGAGTATGGCAGGTAATTGGGttcaaagaatttttaCCTTGGCTAGAAAAGAGCTCCGGAGTTACTTTAGAAGAGTGTGTTGATAAGATGAAGATTAGAACTAGACAATATGCAAAAAAGCAAGTAAAATGGATTAGAAAGATGTTAATCCCAGATATTAATGgtgatatatatatattgaacGCATCTGATTTGGACAAATGGCAAAACATAGTGTCTAAGAGAGCGAACAGCATAGCAGAAGAATTTGTCAATGATACCACCATCATTGAGGAAAGAGCTCCAGTTGAATTAAGTCATTTATTAGATGGTATTGAAATGTCAACGAAGGTAAAGCAAAATAAAACAGAAGCTTGTGAACAATTCATTTGTGAAATTTGTTGTGACCAACAAGGAGAAAAACTAAGAGCAATAGGTACTAAAAACTGGgaaattcatttgaaaaGTAGGAGACATAAAAGGAATCTAACTAGAGGAGTAAAGAAGGCCcaatatgaaaaatggaAGGCGCAAAATAAATCTAGCACAAGAGTATGA